CCATGACGGCCCCCCCTACGCCAATGGCCATATCCATATCGGCCATGCCCTGAACAAGATTCTCAAGGATATCATCCTCAAAAGCAAGCGGATGCAGGGGTTCGCTGCCCCGTACGTGCCGGGATGGGACTGCCATGGCCTCCCCATCGAGCTCCAGGTGGAGAAGAATCTCGGCTCGAAGAAGCATGAGACCACGAAGCTTCAAATGCGAAAACAGTGCCGGGAATACGCGGAGAAATTCGTAAAAATTCAGCGGGACGAATTTGAGCGGCTCGGCGTCATCGGCGACTGGGATCGCCCCTATCTCACCCTGACCCCTGACTACGAGGGGATAACGGCGCGGGAACTGGCCCGCTTCGCCGAAAACGGCGGTCTCTACAAGGGGAAAAAGCCGGTCCACTGGTGCTCTTCCTGCGTCACCGCCCTGGCCGAGGCCGAGGTGGAATACGCCGACAAAACTTCCCCCTCCATCTACGTGAAATTCCTCCTCCAGGACGATATCAGCGCCGCAGTCCCGTCCCTGGCCGGGAAGAAGGTGTCGCTGGTAATCTGGACCACCACTCCCTGGACCATTCCCGCCAACCTGGCTGTTGCCCTCCATCCGGAGCTTGACTACGTGGCCCTCGAAGCCGGCGGAGAAGTGCTTGTGGTGGCTGACGGACTCAAGGATGCCTTCATGGCCGCCACTGGCCTGCAGGGGAGCGTAATTGCCACCTTCCGGGCGGATATTCTCTATAAAAAGCGGTGCAAGCATCCTTTCTACGACCGCGATTCCATAATCCTCCTGGGCGAGCATGTGACCCTGGACGCCGGTACCGGCTGTGTTCACACTGCCCCCGGCCATGGCCAGGAGGACTACGAGCTGGGGCTGGCGGAAGGGCTCGACATCTACAATCCGGTGGACAACCGCGGACGCTACATCCAGAGCCTGGAGTTCTTCGGCGGAATGTTCGTGTTCGATGCCAATACCGCCGTCGTGGAGAAACTCCAGGAAGTGGGCGCGCTGCTGGGACTTGGAACCGTGGAGCACTCCTATCCCCATTGCTGGCGCTGCAAAAAGCCGATTATCTTTCGGGCCACGGAGCAGTGGTTTATCTCCATGGAAAAAAACGGCCTGCGGAAGAAGGCCATGGAGGAAATCGACCGGGTCTCCTGGGTGCCGAAATGGGGGCGTGAGCGTATCCACGGCATGATCGAGAACCGCCCTGACTGGTGCATCTCCCGCCAGCGCTCCTGGGGCGTGCCGATTACGGCCTTCTACTGCACCGAGTGCGGCGAGATACTGGCCGACGGCAAGACCATGCACCATGTGGCGGATCTCTTCATGGAAGCGGGGTCCGACATCTGGTACGAGAAAGAGGCGGCCGAGCTTCTGCCGCCGGGGACTGTCTGCCCTAAATGCGGCAAGCAGGCCTTCGAGAAGGAGATGGACATCCTTGACGTCTGGTTCGATTCGGGGGTATCCCACGCCGCAGTTCTCGAGAATCGCCCCGAACTGGGGTCTCCGGCCAATCTGTACCTGGAGGGGAGCGACCAGCATCGCGGCTGGTTCCATTCGTCGCTTTTGGCCTCCGTGGGCACCCGCGGCACTGCTCCCTACACGGAAGTGCTTACCCACGGTTTCGTGGTGGACGGCTCCGGCCGGAAGATGAGCAAGTCGGTGGGAAACGTTGTGGCTCCTGAGGAGGTAATCAAGAAGTATGGCGCCGAGATCCTCCGCCTCTGGGTTGCGGCCCAGGACTACCGGGACGATGTCCGCATCTCCCAAGAGATCCTGACCCGCCTGGCCGAGGCATACCGCCGGATTCGCAACACCTGCCGTTATCTGCTGGGGAACCTTTCCGACTTCGAACCGGCAACTGACATGGTGTCGTTCGGCCAAATGACGGAACTGGACCGCTGGGCATTGCATCAGCTGGAAGAGCTGAAGGAAAAGGTGCTGACCGCCTACAACGAGTATGAATTCCATATCCTCTATCACGTCGTGAACGGCTTCTGCACCGTGGAGATGAGCGCCTTCTACCTGGATATCATCAAGGAGCGCTACACGAGCCGCAAAGACTCCCCCGAGCGCCGCAGCGCCCAGACCGTCATGTATCTTGTGCTGGAATCCCTTGTTAGGCTCATGGCGCCGGTCCTTTCCTTCACTGCCGAAGAGCTCTGGGGGTATATGCCGAAACGGGCGGAGGATAGTGTTCATCTGGCATCCTTCCCCGAATTCCACCCCGAATGGAAGGATGATGCTCTCGTTGAGCGGTGGGCCAGAATAATGGCGGTACGCTCTGACGTTTCAAAGGCGCTGGAACAGGCCCGCGTGCAGAAGACCATCGGCCACTCCCTGGATGCGGCGGTGACCCTGGCGGCGGAGCCTGAGCTGCTGGCCTTCCTGAAAGAGTACGCAGGGGAACTGGCTACGGTCTTCATTGTATCCAAGGTTGAGCTGGCGGAGGGGATTGCCGGCGATTGCTATGAGGCTGAAGGGGTGAAGGGGCTGAAGATAGCCGTGAGTGCTGCGCCGGGCGAGAAGTGCGAGCGCTGCTGGCATTATGACGAACAGATCGGCGGGGATACCGAGCATCCGACCCTTTGTCCGAAATGCGTGGCGGCGGTTAAATAGGAAAATGAAACCGAATTATCGCATATTTGCGGCCGTAACAGCCGCTTCCCTCGTGATCGACCAGGCGACCAAGGTCCTGGTGGACCGGACCATGGCGCTTTATCAGTCGATTCCGGTGATCGACGGATTCTTCAGCATCACGTATATGCGGAACAGGGGGGCGGCGTTCAGCTTCCTGGCGGATTTCGACTACCGCCGCCCCTTTTTCATTGCGATCACCCTTGTGGCCATCGCGGTTATTGTTGTTACGTTCCGAAAGCTTAGGGATGACCAGCGTCTTGCCGCGTTTTCCCTCTCCCTGATTTTTTCCGGTGCCGTCGGCAACCTTATCGACCGGGTGCGGCTCGGGGAAGTGATAGATTTTCTCGACGTCTTCTGGAAGACCCACCACTGGCCTGCTTTCAATGTGGCCGATTCAGCCATCTGCGTAGGCGTGGCGTTACTTGCCCTCGATATGTTCCGTGAAGAGCGGCGTCAGTCCCACACTCCCTGACCTTTGTCAGAAACGCTGCCGCAGTGCCAGGTGAAAGGCCACGTCCGGAGCGGTTTCCACGCTCAAGTCCTCTGAAATGGCGAGATCCAGGGACGTCCTCTCCGTTAAGGCAATCGTTCCCCCTCCAGTTATGACCAGCGAGTCGTTGTCAATCTCCCTCAGCGCGCTCCCCTTGTAGAGAGAAGAATTCCAGGTGGCCTGCACCTTAAGGGCAAGCCGGTCAATGGGACTCCACCCAAAACCGGCGTTCCCTGTAGCAGCCAGAGTTCTCTGCTGCTCTCCCAGCACATCCCCGTCTCCCATGACGGTGCCGCCGGCGTTGGCGAAAGCGGTCAGATGACCCCATTCGCCGAGGCTGTAATCGTCGCTTGCCGAAAGCCAGAGAGCAAAGTCGACGCTTCCGCTCCCCCGCAGGTGGCCGCTGTCGCCGGTGGGAAGCTTCAAGGCCCCTCTCATGGCAAGGCGGCGGGGATTCGCCGACCGGTCATCGTAGAGCTGGATGCCACCCGTAAGGCGGATGTCGCCAATGCCGCCATTGCTGTCATCGAGCCTGAAACGGCTGGAGCCGCCCTTGTCGTACCGGTAGAGGAGCTGGTCCCGGTTCACGTCATCCCTGCTGTCGTTGGAGAAGTTGAAAGTATCGTGGAATCCCTCGATGAACCCGTCGAGAAATCCTCCTGAATGGAGCACTAGGGGGACCTCAATCCCGGCTTCCACTCCCGGCGCAATGCCGTAGCGCATTTCCAGGGCGACACGATAGGTCTCACCATCGAAGGTGACGCTTTCATCCCCCTTTGCGCTGAGAGCGTAGTTGTTGGCCAGGTCTACGGCCAGGGATGCTTCCCCTTCCTGCTGTGACAATATTCGGGCGCCGTCAGGCACCGGAAGTCCGTGAATATGTAGCAGTGGGGCCATGTTTCCCGTCCTGAGAGGCGTTATTTCCATGGCATCGACCGGCCCCCACGGGAGCAGAACCCCCAGCCCCGCCGTGACAGCCCATATCCCCATTACGTGCAATCCGCTCAGGCGGTTTTTCGGTCTTCTCCCCGGTGCCATGACAATGCCTCCCTTCTGTGGCGCAGCATTTTACCCGCGCCCACCGTTAAAATAACTCACTTGAACTGCACTGTACATCTGAGCTAAGGTGTAACGTTATCACTATCAACCCGCAACAGCATACCATATTCGGAGACACCTATGACGCTCTCCAGCGGCAGGCAGAACCTCGATCCCCGGAACGTAAACCGGAGGAGAGGCAAAAGTCCATGGAAAATTGTGGCCATAACGGTTGCTTCTCTTGGTTTTGCCGGCCTCCTCGCCGTATCCGGTTACCTATTCTATCTCTATGCCTCCCTTCCTCTGGTTGACCGGCTCGCCGACTACAAACCTCCCATCGTGACCCAGGTCTTCGGCGATGATGGCAGCCTGGTGGGCGAGTTCTACCTGGAGCGGCGCATCGTTGTGCCGGTGGATAAAATCCCTCGAAAACTGATCCAGGCTTTCGTGGCGGCTGAAGATTCGAATTTCTACCAGCATAAGGGCCTAGACTACCTGGGTATCGCACGGGCCGCGATGAAGAACCTTATCTCTTTGCGGAAGAAGGAGGGGGCATCCACCATTACCCAGCAGGTGGCCAAATCGATGCTCCTTACCCCCGAAAAGAGCTTCTCCCGCAAGTTCAAGGAGGCGATTCTCGCCACCCGCATGGAGAAGATGCTCTCCAAGGACGACATTCTCTATATTTACCTGAACCAGATTTATCTCGGCGGAGGATCATACGGGGTCCAGGTTGCAGCTGAGACCTATTTCGGAAAGAACGTGGAGCAGCTGAACCTGGCCGAGATGGCCATGCTGGCGGGGCTCCCCAAGGCCCCCAATTCCTATTCCCCCATAAAGCATCTGGACAGGGCTAAAGAACGGCAGGCTTACGTTCTCGAACGGATGGTGCGGGAAGGGTACGTGACCCAGGCCGAGGCCGACCACGCCCTGGCCACCCCCATCGTCATCAGCTCCATGAAAAAGGTGAACAGCGAGCAGTCGGCTTACTTCCTGGAGCACATCAGGATAAAACTCGAGGAAACCTACGGGATGGACCGCCTCTACAAGGAGGGGCTCAAGGTCTATACCACCATGAGTGCCGAAATGCAGAAGGGCGCCTATGACGCGGTCGTGAACGGCCTGAAGAATGTGGACAAGCGCCAGGGGTTCAGGGGAGAGGTCAAGCACCTGGCGGAGACCGAAGTTGACGGTTTCTGCCGCAAAATAGAAGATGGGGTGGATACCGCATCCCTCAAGCAGGGGAGCAGCTACCAGGGGGTTGTTACCGCCGTCAACTCTGCAAAAGGCGAAATCGCCATCCGGGTAGGGGACCGGACCGGCACAATCACCCAGAAAAATATGTCCTGGGCCGGCAAGGTCCAGCTTGTGAACAGCTGGAGCACGCCTGAGGGTAAAGGCAAGTCGCTATCGCTCGGAAGCGTTGTCTTCGTCTCAGTGCTCACGCCCGACATCAACAAGCAGGGTGCGGTCCTGGCCCTGGACCAGGAACCCCAGGCCCAGGCGGCGGTGGTTGCCCTCGATCCCCGTACCGGCGCCGTGAAGGCCATGGTTGGGGGGTATGATTTCCGCCGCAGCCAGTTCAACCGGGCGGTCCAGGCAAAACGGAATCCCGGCTCCGCCTTCAAGCCGATTATCTATGCGGCCGCTCTTGACAAGGGGCTTACGGCTGCGACCACTTTCGATGACTCTCCCGTCGAATACGAGAGCGGCGGTGAAAAGGCCTGGAAGCCTAAAAACTACGATAATATCTACCGGGGCATGGTTACCATGCGCGAAGCTCTCACCGACTCCATCAACGTGGTTAGCGTCAGGATTCTGGAGCAGATCGGCGTGGACGCCGCCATCGAGTATGCCAAGAAGCTCGGCATCACATCGCCCCTGGCCGCGAACCTCACCCTGGCCCTCGGCTCGTCCAGCGTAACTCCCCTTGAGCTGACCTCCGCCTACGGCGTCTTCGCCTCGGGGGGGT
The nucleotide sequence above comes from Geobacter benzoatilyticus. Encoded proteins:
- the ileS gene encoding isoleucine--tRNA ligase — its product is MDYKNTLNLPVTDFPMKGNLPQREPDILAGWQKNDLYGKLAAAGQGKPRYVLHDGPPYANGHIHIGHALNKILKDIILKSKRMQGFAAPYVPGWDCHGLPIELQVEKNLGSKKHETTKLQMRKQCREYAEKFVKIQRDEFERLGVIGDWDRPYLTLTPDYEGITARELARFAENGGLYKGKKPVHWCSSCVTALAEAEVEYADKTSPSIYVKFLLQDDISAAVPSLAGKKVSLVIWTTTPWTIPANLAVALHPELDYVALEAGGEVLVVADGLKDAFMAATGLQGSVIATFRADILYKKRCKHPFYDRDSIILLGEHVTLDAGTGCVHTAPGHGQEDYELGLAEGLDIYNPVDNRGRYIQSLEFFGGMFVFDANTAVVEKLQEVGALLGLGTVEHSYPHCWRCKKPIIFRATEQWFISMEKNGLRKKAMEEIDRVSWVPKWGRERIHGMIENRPDWCISRQRSWGVPITAFYCTECGEILADGKTMHHVADLFMEAGSDIWYEKEAAELLPPGTVCPKCGKQAFEKEMDILDVWFDSGVSHAAVLENRPELGSPANLYLEGSDQHRGWFHSSLLASVGTRGTAPYTEVLTHGFVVDGSGRKMSKSVGNVVAPEEVIKKYGAEILRLWVAAQDYRDDVRISQEILTRLAEAYRRIRNTCRYLLGNLSDFEPATDMVSFGQMTELDRWALHQLEELKEKVLTAYNEYEFHILYHVVNGFCTVEMSAFYLDIIKERYTSRKDSPERRSAQTVMYLVLESLVRLMAPVLSFTAEELWGYMPKRAEDSVHLASFPEFHPEWKDDALVERWARIMAVRSDVSKALEQARVQKTIGHSLDAAVTLAAEPELLAFLKEYAGELATVFIVSKVELAEGIAGDCYEAEGVKGLKIAVSAAPGEKCERCWHYDEQIGGDTEHPTLCPKCVAAVK
- the lspA gene encoding signal peptidase II, with protein sequence MKPNYRIFAAVTAASLVIDQATKVLVDRTMALYQSIPVIDGFFSITYMRNRGAAFSFLADFDYRRPFFIAITLVAIAVIVVTFRKLRDDQRLAAFSLSLIFSGAVGNLIDRVRLGEVIDFLDVFWKTHHWPAFNVADSAICVGVALLALDMFREERRQSHTP
- a CDS encoding DUF3187 family protein, giving the protein MAPGRRPKNRLSGLHVMGIWAVTAGLGVLLPWGPVDAMEITPLRTGNMAPLLHIHGLPVPDGARILSQQEGEASLAVDLANNYALSAKGDESVTFDGETYRVALEMRYGIAPGVEAGIEVPLVLHSGGFLDGFIEGFHDTFNFSNDSRDDVNRDQLLYRYDKGGSSRFRLDDSNGGIGDIRLTGGIQLYDDRSANPRRLAMRGALKLPTGDSGHLRGSGSVDFALWLSASDDYSLGEWGHLTAFANAGGTVMGDGDVLGEQQRTLAATGNAGFGWSPIDRLALKVQATWNSSLYKGSALREIDNDSLVITGGGTIALTERTSLDLAISEDLSVETAPDVAFHLALRQRF
- a CDS encoding penicillin-binding protein 1A, which translates into the protein MTLSSGRQNLDPRNVNRRRGKSPWKIVAITVASLGFAGLLAVSGYLFYLYASLPLVDRLADYKPPIVTQVFGDDGSLVGEFYLERRIVVPVDKIPRKLIQAFVAAEDSNFYQHKGLDYLGIARAAMKNLISLRKKEGASTITQQVAKSMLLTPEKSFSRKFKEAILATRMEKMLSKDDILYIYLNQIYLGGGSYGVQVAAETYFGKNVEQLNLAEMAMLAGLPKAPNSYSPIKHLDRAKERQAYVLERMVREGYVTQAEADHALATPIVISSMKKVNSEQSAYFLEHIRIKLEETYGMDRLYKEGLKVYTTMSAEMQKGAYDAVVNGLKNVDKRQGFRGEVKHLAETEVDGFCRKIEDGVDTASLKQGSSYQGVVTAVNSAKGEIAIRVGDRTGTITQKNMSWAGKVQLVNSWSTPEGKGKSLSLGSVVFVSVLTPDINKQGAVLALDQEPQAQAAVVALDPRTGAVKAMVGGYDFRRSQFNRAVQAKRNPGSAFKPIIYAAALDKGLTAATTFDDSPVEYESGGEKAWKPKNYDNIYRGMVTMREALTDSINVVSVRILEQIGVDAAIEYAKKLGITSPLAANLTLALGSSSVTPLELTSAYGVFASGGYRTTPYVITKVEDSDGSILEEAAPPVIPVFSNQSTVTLTNDDLTVGAGNVSAGPAVVPVIAPETAFIITNLMESVVTSGTGRRARALGRPVAGKTGTTNDMKDAWFVGYVPQLVAGVWVGYDQEKSLGAGGSGGQAAAPIWTEFMQRAVAGMPAKSFPQPADITFATINPRTGLLAKEGSPGAIQECFTAGTEPTLYDGELETPASDENNSDSGGLPDWVRAGRLPERSDNR